One window from the genome of Heptranchias perlo isolate sHepPer1 chromosome 22, sHepPer1.hap1, whole genome shotgun sequence encodes:
- the nubp2 gene encoding cytosolic Fe-S cluster assembly factor nubp2, translated as MEAVEDNLASVDHILLVLSGKGGVGKSTITTELALALRNAGKKVGILDIDLCGPSIPRMLNVLNSAVHQCDAGWVPVYVDKDKTMCLMSIGFLLETPDEAVIWRGPKKTALIKQFISDVAWGELDYLIVDTPPGTSDEHISVVECLRRHKPDGALLVTTPQAVSIGDVRRELTFCKKTGLPVVGIIENMSGFVCPNCSECTNVFSRGGGEALAQQSGVPFLGRVPLDPQLAHSLEEGRDFIQAFPKSATFDAINNIVKKILNSDSESSALRT; from the exons ATAACCTAGCCTCTGTTGATCACATCCTTCTGGTTCTTTCTGGCAAAGGAGGAGTTGGGAAAAGCACCATAACAACAGAGTTAGCACTTGCACTGAGGAATGCAGGGAAAAAG GTTGGAATTCTGGACATTGATCTCTGTGGTCCCAGCATCCCTCGGATGCTGAATGTTCTGAATAGTGCTGTACACCAATGCGATGCTGGTTGGGTACCAGTTTATGTAGACAAAGATAAAACAATGTGCTTGATGTCAATAGGCTTTCTCTTGGAGACTCCAGATGAAGCTGTGATTTGGAGAGGGCCAAAGAAAACAG CTCTTATCAAGCAGTTCATTTCTGATGTGGCCTGGGGAGAACTCGACTATCTCATTGTAGACACTCCGCCTGGGACCTCTGATGAACACATCTCTGTCGTGGAGTGCCTTCGCCGGCATAAACCTGATGGAGCTCTTTTGGTTACAACACCTCAG GCAGTGTCAATAGGAGATGTAAGAAGAGAATTGACGTTCTGCAAGAAAACTGGGTTACCAGTGGTGGGAATAATTGAAAACATGAGTGGCTTTGTTTGCCCTAACTGTTCG GAATGCACTAATGTATTTTccagaggagggggagaagcacTTGCCCAGCAGTCTGGGGTTCCATTTTTAG GGCGTGTTCCTCTAGATCCTCAGCTGGCGCATAGTCTGGAAGAAGGTAGAGACTTCATCCAAGCCTTTCCAAAGAGCGCAACCTTTGATGCCATTAATAACATAGTGAAGAAGATATTAAACAGTGACAGTGAATCTTCTGCACTTCGCACATGA